In Bacteroidota bacterium, a single window of DNA contains:
- a CDS encoding T9SS type A sorting domain-containing protein — MKKIYLLLVAVSFVAANSFAQQRIAKAKSMNITVTAKQQPAVQPMNVIDTIANHWDPIFPQPAVDTAVTYNSGSGYVAGQNDYGDIGKMQKFDATYGITSASGSITNLLLWFGAKTQIAGTAAFTATIWADAAGVPGAVLGTAPVFTISQIDTAAASLGLIGSPLAVEGAFNVNAAFSPAIAIPANQTFWAGITFTYANGDSAGLVSSRDGVPADGIGTTGNFLAASTHTFEKWSDNSYHSFNDGTTSTWQLDIALAVYPVIDFATGVNENSHAIAALQNYPNPASNNTMIYYSLKESANVEFSLFDVAGKKLSALSQGVQSSGNHQFKFDASNLSSGVYFYTLTAGNNKMTSKMSVVK; from the coding sequence ATGAAAAAAATTTACTTATTACTTGTAGCAGTTAGTTTTGTTGCAGCAAATAGTTTTGCACAACAAAGAATTGCTAAAGCAAAGTCCATGAACATTACTGTAACTGCCAAACAACAACCGGCAGTTCAGCCCATGAACGTTATTGATACAATCGCCAATCATTGGGACCCTATTTTTCCTCAACCAGCTGTTGACACTGCTGTTACCTATAATTCAGGAAGCGGTTATGTTGCCGGACAAAATGATTATGGCGATATTGGAAAGATGCAGAAGTTTGATGCGACTTATGGTATCACCAGCGCAAGCGGAAGCATTACAAATTTGCTTTTATGGTTTGGAGCGAAAACTCAGATTGCTGGAACAGCAGCGTTTACTGCCACCATTTGGGCTGATGCTGCCGGAGTTCCGGGAGCAGTACTGGGAACAGCGCCCGTATTTACTATCTCTCAGATAGACACTGCCGCTGCTTCACTTGGGCTTATCGGTTCTCCTCTTGCTGTTGAAGGCGCTTTTAATGTAAATGCAGCTTTCAGTCCTGCTATAGCTATTCCTGCCAATCAAACTTTCTGGGCGGGTATTACATTTACGTATGCCAATGGAGATTCTGCAGGATTAGTTTCCTCCCGTGATGGAGTTCCTGCTGATGGTATTGGCACGACCGGCAACTTCCTTGCCGCCTCAACACATACCTTTGAAAAGTGGAGCGATAACAGTTACCATTCATTTAATGATGGAACTACCAGCACATGGCAATTGGATATTGCTCTTGCAGTTTATCCGGTCATTGATTTTGCAACAGGCGTGAATGAAAACAGCCATGCAATTGCTGCGCTTCAGAACTATCCTAACCCTGCAAGCAATAACACCATGATTTATTATTCGCTGAAGGAATCAGCCAATGTTGAATTCTCTTTGTTTGATGTTGCCGGCAAAAAATTGTCAGCACTCAGCCAAGGCGTTCAATCATCCGGCAATCATCAATTTAAATTTGATGCAAGTAATCTTTCTTCAGGAGTATATTTCTATACTCTTACTGCTGGAAACAATAAGATGACCAGCAAAATGTCAGTAGTGAAGTAA